A single Lentimicrobiaceae bacterium DNA region contains:
- a CDS encoding SAM-dependent methyltransferase, with product MKKKSGKLFLIPTFLGNTNPEDVLPAGLLPRISHLTGFVVEEVKTARRFLRKIGYLKNFDEVVFMELNEHTPDDTIFSYLNDVEKGNDIGLMSEAGVPCVADPGNKIVKLAHEKQIEVIPLVGPSSILLALMASGLNGQNFSFCGYLPIKNQEKILKIKELEQKSKKENQTQIFIEAPYRNMQLLTSLLQTCQKNTLLCIACDLTLPKQYISTKTIDEWKKDLPGINKRAAVFLLQLLN from the coding sequence TTGAAAAAAAAATCCGGGAAATTATTTCTTATTCCAACTTTCTTGGGCAATACAAACCCTGAAGATGTTTTGCCGGCAGGATTGTTGCCACGCATTTCCCATCTTACTGGTTTTGTTGTTGAAGAAGTGAAGACAGCACGGCGGTTTCTTCGGAAAATAGGATACTTGAAGAATTTTGATGAAGTTGTTTTCATGGAATTAAATGAACATACCCCGGATGATACAATTTTCAGTTATCTCAATGATGTTGAAAAAGGTAATGATATTGGGTTGATGTCGGAAGCAGGAGTTCCCTGCGTTGCCGACCCTGGCAATAAAATAGTAAAATTAGCCCATGAAAAGCAAATAGAAGTAATACCATTAGTAGGTCCGTCATCTATCTTGCTTGCATTGATGGCTTCGGGACTTAATGGACAAAATTTTTCGTTTTGTGGGTACCTTCCCATCAAAAATCAAGAAAAGATTTTGAAGATTAAGGAATTAGAACAAAAATCAAAAAAAGAAAATCAAACGCAGATATTTATCGAAGCTCCTTATCGTAATATGCAGTTACTTACATCTTTATTGCAAACCTGCCAAAAAAATACTTTGCTGTGTATTGCCTGCGATTTAACTCTTCCGAAACAGTATATTTCAACAAAAACAATAGATGAATGGAAAAAAGATTTACCAGGTATTAATAAAAGAGCAGCCGTTTTTCTTTTGCAATTGTTAAATTAA
- a CDS encoding AAA family ATPase: protein MGKVITIANQKGGVGKTTTAINLSASFAVLEYRTLLIDADPQANTTSGVGFDPKIIKTSIYECLLDDIDPKNVIISTSTPNLDLLPAHIDLVGAEIEMINMPHREKMMKNVIQHIKNDYDFIVIDCSPSLGLVTVNALVAADSVIVPVQCEYFALEGLGKLLNTIKIVQSRLNPELDIEGILLTMYDTRLRLSNQVVEEVKTHFQQMVFETLINRNTRLGEAPSFGETIIMHDASSVGAVNYLNLAREILQKNSLTKINSSDKQIDIANEP, encoded by the coding sequence ATGGGGAAAGTCATAACTATTGCCAATCAAAAAGGAGGGGTTGGAAAAACCACTACTGCAATCAATTTAAGTGCGAGTTTTGCCGTACTGGAATATCGCACATTATTAATTGATGCAGACCCTCAGGCAAATACAACGTCTGGTGTAGGTTTTGACCCCAAAATTATCAAAACAAGCATTTATGAATGCCTGCTCGATGATATTGACCCCAAAAATGTAATCATTTCCACTTCCACTCCTAACCTGGATTTATTACCTGCCCATATTGACCTTGTTGGTGCTGAAATTGAGATGATTAACATGCCACATAGGGAGAAAATGATGAAAAATGTTATTCAACACATAAAAAATGATTATGATTTTATTGTAATAGATTGCTCGCCATCATTGGGTTTGGTTACTGTAAATGCTTTAGTCGCAGCTGACTCTGTTATAGTACCCGTTCAATGTGAATATTTTGCTTTGGAAGGGCTTGGCAAGTTGCTCAACACTATAAAAATTGTACAATCCCGTTTAAATCCCGAGTTAGATATTGAAGGAATTTTACTAACCATGTATGATACTCGGTTGCGTTTGTCGAACCAGGTAGTGGAAGAAGTTAAAACCCATTTTCAACAAATGGTTTTTGAAACGTTAATCAACAGAAATACAAGATTAGGTGAAGCTCCCAGTTTTGGTGAAACCATTATTATGCACGATGCAAGTAGCGTAGGTGCTGTCAACTATCTAAATCTTGCCCGCGAGATTTTGCAAAAAAATTCTCTTACAAAAATTAATTCATCTGACAAACAAATAGATATTGCCAATGAACCCTAA
- a CDS encoding ParB/RepB/Spo0J family partition protein, translated as MNPKKKALGRGLSAILESPETDITSTDISGNYVAGAIANIPVSAIEANPFQPRTDFEVEALEELAQSIREQGIIQPITVRKMGFDTYQLISGERRLRASHIAGLQNIPAYIRVANDKQMLEMALVENIQRENLNPMEIAISYKRLIEECEITQEELGNQVGKNRSTITNFLRLLKLPPEIQIALRDNKISMGHARALINVDDVEKQLTILKNILEKDLPVRKVEEWVRKLNDIESQAKKDKNIVLPDELSKVKEVLKFRFQVKVNLTVTDKGKGKIVIPFSSAKELDRIISLMNS; from the coding sequence ATGAACCCTAAAAAAAAAGCCCTCGGCAGGGGGTTAAGTGCAATACTGGAAAGTCCTGAAACCGACATAACATCCACCGATATTTCCGGGAATTATGTAGCAGGTGCCATTGCAAATATTCCTGTTTCCGCTATTGAAGCCAATCCTTTCCAACCTCGAACAGATTTTGAAGTTGAAGCTCTTGAAGAATTGGCACAATCTATTCGGGAGCAAGGTATTATTCAGCCCATCACTGTAAGAAAGATGGGTTTTGATACTTATCAATTGATTTCGGGTGAACGAAGGTTGCGGGCATCGCATATTGCCGGTTTGCAAAATATCCCTGCTTATATAAGGGTGGCAAACGATAAACAAATGCTCGAAATGGCACTTGTTGAAAATATACAGCGCGAAAACCTGAATCCTATGGAAATAGCCATTAGTTACAAACGATTGATAGAAGAATGTGAAATTACACAGGAAGAATTGGGCAACCAGGTAGGGAAAAATCGTAGCACAATAACTAACTTCCTGCGTTTGTTGAAATTGCCTCCGGAAATTCAAATTGCCTTACGTGACAATAAAATCAGCATGGGGCATGCAAGAGCCCTCATCAATGTGGATGACGTGGAAAAACAACTCACCATTCTGAAAAATATTCTTGAAAAGGACCTTCCGGTAAGAAAAGTGGAAGAATGGGTTCGTAAATTAAATGATATTGAATCACAAGCTAAAAAGGATAAAAATATTGTCTTACCGGATGAATTAAGCAAAGTGAAAGAAGTGCTGAAATTCCGTTTCCAGGTTAAAGTTAACCTTACTGTAACTGATAAAGGAAAAGGAAAGATTGTAATCCCATTCTCTTCGGCAAAGGAGCTTGACAGGATTATCAGTTTAATGAACAGCTAA
- the coaE gene encoding dephospho-CoA kinase (Dephospho-CoA kinase (CoaE) performs the final step in coenzyme A biosynthesis.), with the protein MIKIGLTGSIGSGKSTVAQIFKVLNIPVYHADQESKKFLDDETIKQQLRKCLGNNIFKNTGLIDRVLLAEVVFNSFEKLAFLNSLLHPMVKKDFQLWAIHQQAPLAVLEAAILFESGFNNLFDRIITVSAPVNIRKQRVIERDFLSEKDFFLREQHQWGDEKKCSLSDFIIINDDQHLIVPQVLSIYNQIIQDYPPHEPVKP; encoded by the coding sequence ATGATAAAGATAGGACTTACCGGCAGTATAGGAAGTGGAAAGTCAACTGTAGCTCAGATTTTCAAAGTATTGAATATTCCTGTTTACCATGCTGACCAGGAATCCAAGAAATTTCTGGATGACGAAACGATAAAACAACAATTACGTAAATGCCTGGGAAATAATATTTTTAAAAATACAGGATTGATTGACAGGGTTTTATTGGCAGAAGTTGTTTTTAATTCTTTTGAAAAGCTTGCTTTCCTTAACAGTTTGCTCCATCCCATGGTAAAAAAAGATTTTCAGCTATGGGCAATACATCAACAGGCACCTTTAGCTGTTTTAGAGGCTGCTATACTTTTTGAAAGCGGATTTAATAACTTATTTGATAGAATTATTACAGTAAGTGCCCCTGTAAATATTCGAAAACAAAGGGTTATAGAAAGGGATTTTCTTTCGGAGAAAGATTTTTTTCTTAGGGAACAGCACCAATGGGGTGATGAAAAAAAATGTAGCCTTTCTGATTTTATAATAATAAACGACGATCAGCATTTGATTGTACCTCAGGTTTTATCTATTTATAACCAGATTATTCAGGATTATCCTCCCCATGAACCAGTGAAACCATGA
- a CDS encoding PKD domain-containing protein gives MFKRNWALLLSVSMIILFFSCKKNIDLPTAAFSVTPENGNINAIFTFDASPSYKGEGTEVVIKEYYWDFNGDGVWDTVCKATPIVHYHYVLPGNKTVILKVRNSQGYVSVTTRTFVVADYVNNPPSKPSNPIPANNATGQLTQLVLSWNCSDPDGDPVVYKIFFGDSADPPLVSSDLSETSYDTGTLEAGKTYYWKIIASDNHSNNSESAIWHFRTQGSVQQCPTTLFDERDGKSYTTVVIGQQCWMAENIDIGEMIISSTSASNQADNEIIEKYCYGNSQVNCNLYGGLYQWNEMMNYTEEEGSQGICPVGWHVPTESEWSALVEYLGGNLYAAIFLKDGGSAGFNALLGGERLTDGSFANKGTYVYFWSSTSKETGYAFQIHMLNTFNAVFYTYDEKVLGKSVRCLMD, from the coding sequence ATGTTCAAAAGAAATTGGGCTTTACTGTTATCTGTATCCATGATAATTCTATTTTTTTCCTGTAAAAAAAATATTGATTTACCGACTGCTGCATTTTCTGTAACCCCCGAAAACGGAAATATTAATGCCATTTTTACTTTTGACGCTTCCCCAAGTTACAAAGGAGAAGGTACAGAAGTAGTTATCAAGGAATATTACTGGGACTTTAACGGTGATGGGGTCTGGGATACGGTTTGTAAAGCAACACCAATTGTACATTATCATTATGTATTGCCAGGAAATAAAACGGTAATTTTGAAGGTAAGAAATAGCCAGGGTTATGTTTCTGTAACCACAAGAACTTTTGTTGTGGCTGATTATGTTAATAATCCGCCATCGAAACCTTCTAATCCCATTCCTGCTAACAATGCAACAGGACAACTAACCCAGCTTGTTTTATCCTGGAATTGCAGCGATCCGGATGGTGATCCGGTTGTTTATAAAATATTTTTCGGCGATTCTGCAGATCCTCCCCTTGTTTCAAGTGATTTAAGCGAAACAAGCTATGATACGGGTACTCTGGAAGCGGGTAAAACATATTATTGGAAAATAATTGCTTCCGATAATCATAGTAACAATTCAGAAAGTGCTATCTGGCACTTCCGGACACAAGGCTCTGTTCAGCAATGTCCCACAACTTTGTTCGATGAACGTGATGGGAAATCGTATACTACGGTCGTGATTGGTCAGCAATGCTGGATGGCAGAAAACATTGACATTGGCGAAATGATTATTTCAAGTACCAGTGCTAGTAACCAAGCTGATAACGAAATAATTGAAAAATATTGTTATGGAAACAGCCAGGTAAACTGCAATTTGTATGGAGGTTTGTACCAGTGGAATGAAATGATGAATTATACAGAAGAAGAAGGCTCTCAGGGAATTTGCCCTGTAGGTTGGCATGTTCCCACGGAATCGGAATGGAGCGCACTTGTTGAATACCTGGGAGGTAACCTTTATGCCGCAATTTTTCTAAAAGACGGAGGTTCGGCAGGTTTTAATGCTTTGTTGGGTGGTGAACGTTTGACCGATGGAAGTTTTGCCAACAAAGGTACCTATGTGTATTTTTGGAGCTCTACTTCCAAAGAAACAGGCTATGCATTTCAAATTCACATGCTTAATACTTTTAATGCAGTTTTTTATACATACGATGAAAAGGTATTGGGGAAATCGGTTAGATGTTTAATGGACTAA
- the nusB gene encoding transcription antitermination factor NusB: MQALYSFLQSENEEADNAERQLKKSIEKLYELFIFQLSICTELVDFAANRFEDAKLKFFPTADELSPNTKFIDNQFIKLLSQNIDFRRKIEYYSINWSNDIEFIRKLFQQIKESKVYQEYIASDNINLQEDIHFFKTIYKKHIFTSEILQSICEEHSIYWVDDFDTAAVFVIKFIDSVGTAFDSSTLLPTLFKSDGTDEKNEDELFVKNLFRKTFVNSNRFDSLIAEALKNWELERIALMDIILIKMALCEFIDFPSIPVKVTMNEYIEIAKMYSTPRSSIFVNGILDKLVVDLKNQKKIVKIGRGLME; the protein is encoded by the coding sequence ATGCAAGCCTTGTATTCTTTTTTACAATCTGAAAATGAAGAGGCAGACAATGCCGAACGTCAGTTAAAAAAAAGCATTGAAAAACTCTACGAATTATTCATCTTCCAACTCAGTATTTGCACAGAATTGGTAGACTTTGCAGCCAACCGATTTGAAGACGCTAAATTAAAATTTTTCCCAACTGCCGACGAGCTTAGCCCTAATACTAAATTTATTGATAATCAATTTATAAAACTTTTATCGCAGAACATTGATTTTAGAAGAAAAATTGAATATTACTCCATAAACTGGTCAAATGATATTGAATTCATTCGTAAATTATTTCAACAAATTAAAGAAAGTAAAGTCTATCAGGAGTATATTGCATCAGACAACATTAATTTACAAGAAGATATACATTTTTTTAAAACTATTTATAAAAAACATATTTTTACTTCCGAAATTTTGCAAAGTATTTGCGAAGAACACAGCATTTATTGGGTTGACGATTTTGATACTGCTGCGGTTTTTGTAATAAAATTTATTGATTCAGTAGGTACTGCTTTTGATTCTTCAACTCTGTTACCAACATTATTTAAAAGTGACGGAACAGACGAAAAAAATGAAGATGAATTATTTGTAAAGAATTTATTTCGAAAAACCTTCGTTAACAGCAACCGGTTTGATTCTTTGATAGCCGAAGCACTCAAAAACTGGGAGCTCGAACGTATTGCCTTAATGGATATCATCCTCATTAAAATGGCATTATGTGAATTCATTGATTTTCCATCTATTCCGGTAAAAGTAACAATGAACGAATACATCGAAATTGCTAAAATGTACAGTACTCCGCGAAGCAGTATTTTTGTTAACGGAATATTAGATAAATTGGTGGTAGATTTGAAAAATCAGAAGAAAATTGTTAAAATAGGGAGAGGTTTGATGGAATGA
- a CDS encoding T9SS type A sorting domain-containing protein, with product MPQILHAYSISRFLRRRCKISVYLQVFCVLMFFIENESLAQPLSVNATANPTAVCAGTASQLDAVATGGTGNYTYSWVSVPPGFTSNLRNPSVIPGITTTYTVTVTDSINMVSDDVQVSVFQPPTAQAGHDDTVCQGNSYSLNGIATYQSTIIWSTDGDGYFSNPYILNPLYYPGIADIQTGFAILTLTSYPIAPCSNIVSDDLQLLIIKSAYVNAGPDATICNNGTHNLSGSASNFSSILWSTSGDGFFDNDTIFTPNYTPGTLDKANGLAVLSLTASSGGSCPNNVIDNMLLTVESFPEVNAGPDTSICDNATYAILSTAAHFSYVQWTTSGDGSFSNDSIVTPVYTPGTNDLINRSVTLTVSVTPITPCPEGKTDSMVLSFALAPTVNAGNSGIICMDQSFELNGSATDYSSVLWMTSGDGTFFDATSLNTEYNPGSIDIQNGNVYLTLKANGTSLCNGYSEDSLTLSILQQPSIFAGIDNLVCEDETSYPLNAQGTNFSSILWETTGNGTFVNGNSLDATYTIGSQDINDGGVTLIVKAFSVSPCLSYVSDSLYLEISSIAVANAGEDAEICAGDTYQLNGSKMFSNFCNWATSGDGVFDHSDSLNAIYTPGNDDILDGVVTLSLYAWSLLPCTTSGVDAMTITINQVPEINIGNDQQICSGDSAYFNATALHYESLLWTTRGDGTFTNTSSLNSVYIPGSEDIANGSVRLILTANGFQSCGFVTDSLDITIHNAPVINAGEDQEVYIGNSTNLHATVTPSAGTYYIQWEPAFMVSNPHSLDVETVVLEDTITFILYVTNQETGCISSDEIDVNVTMGPVQINVTADPDTVCRGKMVQLQANAQYGSGSYTYYWSSIPAGFSSQIANPVVYPDTTTIYTVIVNDGSTTPSASQKVVVLGSPESYSIVGPQSVKQFEYYNYTVNQTVNVVYLWWVTNGSITAGQGTNNIYVHWGEVGTGEVNVVTIDPMGCNSDTSSIIVYVKTTGIDEYDAKYRTEVFPNPSDDEQWIFYTLPAQSNVKIELFDITGNFIKLLTNEEQSAGEHHLLINKTHFGKASGMFYIKFILNNTIFLRKIIRIN from the coding sequence ATGCCCCAAATATTACATGCATACAGTATTTCCCGTTTTCTCCGCAGAAGATGCAAAATAAGTGTTTATTTACAGGTTTTTTGTGTCTTGATGTTTTTTATTGAAAATGAAAGTCTGGCACAACCGCTTTCTGTTAATGCGACGGCAAACCCTACTGCTGTATGTGCCGGAACCGCTTCACAATTAGATGCAGTAGCTACAGGAGGCACTGGTAATTACACCTATTCATGGGTTTCGGTTCCTCCCGGATTTACTTCCAACCTGCGTAATCCTTCTGTTATTCCGGGTATTACAACTACCTATACCGTAACAGTTACAGACAGTATAAATATGGTGAGCGACGACGTACAAGTGAGTGTTTTCCAGCCTCCCACTGCACAGGCAGGCCATGATGATACTGTTTGTCAGGGAAATTCATATTCCCTTAATGGGATAGCTACTTATCAAAGTACTATAATATGGTCGACCGATGGTGATGGTTATTTTAGTAATCCTTATATTTTAAATCCCTTATATTACCCCGGAATTGCTGATATCCAGACTGGATTTGCTATATTAACTTTAACTTCCTATCCTATTGCGCCCTGTTCAAATATTGTTTCAGATGATTTACAACTGCTGATTATTAAATCGGCGTATGTAAATGCAGGTCCCGATGCAACTATTTGTAATAACGGGACTCACAATTTAAGCGGTTCAGCAAGTAATTTTTCATCTATCCTCTGGTCAACTTCAGGTGATGGCTTTTTTGATAATGATACAATTTTTACGCCTAATTATACACCGGGTACTCTTGATAAGGCAAATGGACTGGCTGTTCTGTCTCTCACAGCCTCAAGCGGAGGCTCCTGTCCAAACAATGTGATTGACAATATGTTATTAACGGTAGAAAGCTTCCCTGAAGTAAATGCTGGCCCTGATACAAGTATTTGTGATAATGCTACATATGCCATTCTATCTACAGCAGCGCACTTTTCTTATGTGCAATGGACAACTTCGGGTGATGGTAGTTTTAGCAACGATTCCATAGTTACACCCGTATATACCCCTGGTACAAACGATTTGATAAACCGTAGTGTTACCTTAACTGTTTCTGTTACACCGATTACCCCATGCCCTGAAGGAAAAACAGACAGCATGGTATTAAGTTTTGCCTTAGCTCCTACTGTAAATGCCGGAAATTCAGGCATTATATGTATGGATCAGTCGTTCGAACTCAATGGCTCTGCTACTGACTATTCCTCTGTATTGTGGATGACTTCCGGTGATGGAACTTTTTTTGATGCAACATCGTTAAATACAGAATATAACCCTGGATCTATTGATATTCAGAATGGTAATGTGTATTTGACTTTAAAAGCTAATGGCACTTCTCTGTGCAACGGCTATTCCGAAGATTCACTTACGCTTTCTATTCTACAACAACCTTCGATTTTTGCAGGTATAGATAATTTGGTTTGTGAAGACGAAACATCTTACCCGTTAAATGCGCAGGGCACAAATTTTAGTTCAATTTTATGGGAAACAACAGGCAATGGCACATTTGTTAACGGAAATAGTTTAGATGCTACTTACACCATTGGAAGTCAGGATATAAACGATGGAGGTGTTACTTTAATTGTTAAGGCATTTTCTGTTTCTCCCTGCTTAAGTTATGTATCTGATAGTCTTTATCTCGAAATAAGTAGTATTGCAGTAGCTAATGCCGGGGAAGATGCTGAAATTTGTGCCGGAGACACTTACCAGTTGAATGGTTCGAAAATGTTTTCAAATTTTTGCAACTGGGCAACAAGCGGAGATGGCGTGTTTGACCATTCTGATAGTTTAAATGCAATTTATACTCCCGGCAATGATGACATCTTGGATGGAGTAGTTACGCTATCGTTATATGCATGGTCATTATTGCCCTGTACAACATCTGGTGTGGATGCAATGACAATTACTATCAACCAAGTACCGGAAATAAATATAGGAAATGATCAGCAAATATGCAGTGGTGATTCTGCGTATTTTAATGCAACAGCCCTACACTATGAGTCTTTGCTTTGGACAACGCGGGGGGATGGTACTTTTACAAATACATCTTCCTTAAATTCTGTGTATATACCCGGTAGCGAGGATATTGCTAATGGCAGTGTACGGCTAATTCTAACTGCTAACGGCTTTCAGAGTTGTGGTTTTGTTACAGATTCTCTCGACATAACTATACATAATGCTCCTGTTATTAATGCTGGAGAAGACCAGGAAGTATATATAGGGAATAGTACAAACTTACATGCAACAGTAACCCCATCGGCAGGAACTTACTATATTCAATGGGAGCCTGCTTTCATGGTTTCAAATCCACACAGTCTGGATGTAGAAACAGTTGTTCTTGAAGATACGATCACCTTTATTCTTTACGTTACAAATCAGGAAACAGGTTGTATAAGCAGTGATGAAATAGATGTTAATGTAACAATGGGCCCGGTTCAAATAAATGTTACTGCTGATCCGGATACTGTATGTAGGGGTAAGATGGTTCAACTTCAGGCTAATGCACAATACGGTTCGGGAAGTTATACTTATTATTGGTCGTCGATTCCTGCTGGCTTTTCATCGCAAATTGCTAATCCAGTGGTATATCCAGATACTACAACAATTTATACGGTAATTGTTAATGATGGAAGCACTACCCCTTCGGCTTCTCAAAAAGTAGTAGTACTTGGAAGCCCGGAGTCTTATTCTATTGTTGGACCACAATCCGTTAAACAATTTGAATATTATAACTATACGGTAAACCAAACCGTTAATGTTGTTTATTTGTGGTGGGTTACCAATGGCAGCATCACGGCAGGGCAGGGAACTAATAATATTTACGTACATTGGGGAGAAGTAGGCACCGGCGAAGTAAATGTTGTTACTATTGATCCGATGGGCTGCAATTCTGACACAAGCAGTATTATTGTGTATGTTAAAACTACCGGTATTGATGAATACGATGCCAAATATCGCACAGAAGTTTTTCCCAACCCTTCTGATGATGAACAATGGATTTTTTATACACTACCTGCTCAATCAAATGTAAAAATTGAGCTTTTTGATATAACTGGAAACTTTATTAAATTGCTTACAAACGAAGAACAATCTGCCGGAGAACATCATCTTTTAATTAATAAAACTCATTTTGGTAAAGCCTCCGGTATGTTTTATATAAAATTTATTCTTAACAATACTATATTTTTAAGAAAAATAATTAGGATAAATTAA
- a CDS encoding PUR family DNA/RNA-binding protein, with the protein MEEPEKIFKQEVIFSKLVKAGKRTYFFDIKLTRNNDYYLIITESKKLYNSESGKFYYHKNKILLYLDQLEKFISGLKAVKENATQNLLLTPHEEFVHIETKNSDLEDVIYK; encoded by the coding sequence ATGGAAGAACCAGAAAAAATTTTCAAACAAGAAGTTATTTTTTCCAAATTAGTAAAGGCTGGAAAACGGACGTATTTTTTTGATATAAAATTGACTAGAAATAATGACTACTATTTAATAATTACAGAAAGCAAAAAGCTATATAACAGCGAAAGCGGTAAGTTTTACTATCATAAGAACAAAATTCTGCTTTATTTGGATCAACTTGAAAAGTTTATAAGCGGACTGAAAGCAGTTAAGGAAAATGCTACCCAAAATCTGTTACTTACCCCTCATGAAGAATTTGTGCATATTGAAACAAAGAATTCTGATTTAGAAGATGTTATATATAAATGA
- a CDS encoding FKBP-type peptidyl-prolyl cis-trans isomerase, whose product MEISKNKVVTLSYVLKLNDSQGEIVETVTKDQPFVHMFGTGNLLESFEQKLNGKKTGELFEFALTCNEAYGNVNVNAVVNLPISTFIVDGKVDYNLLQIGNEIPMQNQDGQPLYGLVVSIDNQTVCMDFNHPLAGKNLHFDGEVINVREATPEELSHGHAHGVGGHAH is encoded by the coding sequence ATGGAAATCTCAAAAAACAAAGTTGTAACGTTGAGTTATGTATTAAAATTAAATGATAGCCAAGGCGAAATTGTAGAAACAGTAACCAAAGACCAGCCTTTTGTACATATGTTTGGTACAGGAAATCTTCTCGAATCTTTTGAGCAGAAACTTAATGGGAAAAAAACTGGTGAACTTTTTGAATTTGCACTTACCTGCAACGAAGCATATGGGAATGTGAATGTAAATGCCGTAGTGAATCTCCCTATTAGCACTTTTATTGTTGACGGCAAAGTGGACTACAATTTACTGCAGATAGGGAATGAAATTCCAATGCAAAACCAAGATGGACAACCGTTATATGGCTTAGTTGTTTCCATTGATAACCAAACTGTTTGTATGGATTTTAATCACCCGTTAGCAGGAAAAAACTTACATTTCGATGGAGAGGTTATTAACGTAAGAGAAGCAACTCCGGAAGAATTATCGCATGGACATGCACACGGTGTAGGAGGACATGCGCATTAA
- a CDS encoding DUF1573 domain-containing protein translates to MKKQFILCILVIFAGLYNSCKNKSAETEEQISTGIINNPNSASADNTSSSVPVIAFEKEEHDFGNVIQGEKVSFSFKFKNTGNADLVISSVSTSCGCTVPQYPKQSIKPNEENYITVLFDSQGKKGFQNKSITIVANTQPSTKVLHIEAQITEP, encoded by the coding sequence ATGAAAAAACAATTCATACTTTGTATTTTAGTAATCTTTGCCGGACTTTATAATTCCTGTAAGAATAAATCAGCAGAAACAGAAGAGCAAATTTCTACCGGAATAATCAATAATCCCAATTCTGCATCAGCAGACAATACTTCCAGTTCCGTTCCGGTTATAGCTTTCGAAAAGGAAGAACACGATTTCGGCAATGTAATTCAGGGAGAAAAAGTTTCCTTTTCTTTTAAATTCAAAAACACTGGGAATGCCGATCTTGTAATATCAAGTGTAAGCACTTCATGCGGTTGCACTGTTCCACAGTACCCCAAACAATCAATTAAGCCAAATGAAGAAAATTATATTACCGTTCTTTTCGACAGCCAGGGGAAAAAAGGATTTCAAAATAAAAGTATTACAATAGTTGCCAATACCCAACCCAGTACCAAGGTATTACACATTGAAGCACAAATAACTGAACCATAA
- the yajC gene encoding preprotein translocase subunit YajC — protein sequence MNMLQTTLLMAPQQQGSGASPYSSLIFLGLIIVVFYLFFIRPQVKRSKDQKKFRENLKIGDKIITIGGIHGKIVEVQEKTFSIEVENHVRLRIEKSAVAMDTSAQLSENK from the coding sequence ATGAATATGTTACAAACAACCTTACTCATGGCACCACAGCAACAAGGATCTGGTGCAAGCCCTTATTCTTCTTTAATTTTTCTCGGTTTGATAATTGTAGTTTTTTACCTTTTCTTTATACGCCCCCAGGTAAAACGTTCAAAAGACCAGAAAAAATTTCGTGAAAATTTAAAAATTGGTGATAAAATTATTACCATTGGAGGTATTCATGGTAAAATTGTTGAAGTGCAGGAAAAAACCTTCTCGATTGAAGTTGAAAACCATGTACGGTTAAGAATTGAAAAATCAGCCGTTGCGATGGACACCTCAGCTCAACTCTCCGAAAACAAATAA
- a CDS encoding GNAT family N-acetyltransferase, giving the protein MKISESNVIFRDFNQSDFEQIESLWFEIGLGSKQRADDANVIMHTLARGGKFIVMESSASEIMGTSWITSDGRRSYLHHFGIKKKYQHKGWGKLLLQKTLHYINEMGLQVKIEVHAENIYAIRLYEKMGFKPLGNYNIYIIRNLNNTNSMGTM; this is encoded by the coding sequence ATGAAAATCTCAGAAAGTAATGTAATTTTCAGAGACTTCAACCAAAGTGATTTTGAACAAATTGAATCGCTTTGGTTTGAAATCGGGCTTGGAAGCAAACAAAGAGCAGATGACGCAAACGTTATCATGCATACTCTTGCCCGGGGAGGAAAATTTATTGTTATGGAAAGTTCCGCTTCAGAAATAATGGGCACATCATGGATAACCTCCGACGGAAGAAGAAGCTACCTTCATCATTTTGGCATTAAGAAAAAATACCAGCACAAGGGCTGGGGAAAATTATTGTTACAAAAAACTCTTCACTACATCAATGAAATGGGTTTACAGGTAAAAATAGAAGTACATGCAGAAAACATATATGCAATTCGACTGTATGAAAAAATGGGATTCAAACCATTAGGTAATTATAATATATACATAATCAGAAATTTAAATAATACTAACTCTATGGGTACAATGTAA